The following are encoded in a window of Rubellicoccus peritrichatus genomic DNA:
- the crcB gene encoding fluoride efflux transporter CrcB, producing MNALQLLAIAAGGAIGAVLRALMSVWIPTEFPWATFVVNVVGSLIIGFIFGLEATHLTLHPHLRVFLTAGFCGALTTFSTFSYQTLSLFNTGQTSLALVNIALNVVITLVAVWGGLKLATAIFA from the coding sequence ATGAATGCGCTCCAATTACTTGCTATTGCTGCTGGTGGTGCTATCGGAGCTGTCCTTCGTGCGCTCATGTCAGTCTGGATACCGACTGAATTTCCCTGGGCGACATTTGTGGTCAATGTCGTCGGCTCACTGATCATTGGTTTTATCTTCGGGCTTGAGGCAACGCACCTTACGCTGCATCCGCATCTGCGCGTTTTCCTCACTGCTGGCTTTTGTGGTGCTTTGACCACTTTTTCGACTTTTAGCTACCAGACTCTTTCGCTTTTTAATACCGGACAGACCAGTCTCGCGCTGGTCAACATTGCATTAAATGTTGTCATTACTTTGGTTGCGGTATGGGGGGGGCTGAAGCTGGCCACAGCGATCTTTGCTTAA